In one window of Cytophagales bacterium DNA:
- a CDS encoding response regulator transcription factor produces the protein MENIKILIAEDHQIVTDGIKALLEGVEGITVVGEAKDGRECIEKLEQQQVKRQQDPASPDAIGDESGVDIILMDIDMPVMNGYQATKLIQNKYPSVKVLALTMYNEKSLITKMLKAGAYGYILKNIDKEELLEAIKMVNNGENYYSNEIPLTLSRPASEDILAKKQEDILISQLTQRELEVLELIAQGLSNNQIGEKLFISPRTVDTHRTNLMQKLNVHNIAGLIKVAIQNGLMD, from the coding sequence ATGGAAAACATTAAAATCTTAATTGCAGAAGACCATCAGATCGTAACAGACGGCATTAAAGCATTATTAGAAGGTGTTGAGGGAATAACGGTTGTGGGTGAAGCCAAGGACGGCAGGGAATGTATTGAAAAACTGGAGCAGCAGCAAGTAAAGCGTCAGCAAGACCCAGCCAGTCCAGATGCAATCGGGGATGAATCCGGAGTTGATATAATCCTGATGGATATTGACATGCCTGTAATGAATGGCTACCAAGCTACCAAGCTCATTCAAAACAAGTACCCCAGCGTTAAAGTATTAGCCCTTACTATGTATAACGAGAAATCATTGATCACCAAAATGTTAAAAGCAGGCGCATACGGGTACATCCTTAAAAATATTGATAAAGAAGAATTATTAGAAGCCATCAAAATGGTAAACAATGGTGAAAATTATTATAGTAATGAAATACCATTGACATTATCCAGACCTGCTTCCGAAGATATACTGGCTAAAAAGCAGGAGGACATACTAATAAGTCAGCTCACACAAAGAGAGCTTGAGGTGTTAGAGCTTATTGCACAGGGATTATCAAATAATCAAATAGGCGAAAAACTTTTCATCAGCCCACGAACTGTTGACACGCACCGTACCAATTTGATGCAAAAGCTCAATGTACATAATATTGCAGGGCTGATCAAAGTTGCTATTCAAAACGGGTTGATGGATTAA